From Astyanax mexicanus isolate ESR-SI-001 chromosome 13, AstMex3_surface, whole genome shotgun sequence, the proteins below share one genomic window:
- the LOC125780661 gene encoding uncharacterized protein LOC125780661, which translates to MQMNSVVLKVIIEHRSEKLILSSGIPSTVEQLHETVKGTFGLIEDFVLHYLDEDFGDYFTLHSTSQIKHKGTIKVVVIPSVVLALTGLTENQSDVSDLNNITNSVTDARGECQMDNTSVSTQDTILLYPCESTHRTLWPDEIFIPLFSGATEAILRNANEEFLRNGALLNHTRVKSEIMEKLADYMYSYTAYPTGLQIGQVAEALVKKHPCLTEPASRNGWIGWMYSLKYKMGNYRSKLRSFGFPEVTCNSLKNKHPDDQSPAKNIKKARKGEVLFLPHYPVGDNKEQQELDRCQLIAESKKKDSTAIKDLMCRTFAHRRHDVVTLQMSIKDLKNRWPALFNVSQVSAEFQRITTLTLEPKFFSMLDRYSPKLLSLF; encoded by the exons ATGCAGATGAATTCAGTTGTTTTGAAAGTTATTATAGAACACAGAAGTGAGAAGCTTATACTGTCATCTGGAATACCAAGTACTGTTGAGCAATTACATGAAACTGTGAAAGGGACATTTGGACTCATTGAGGATTTTGTCCTGCATTACTTGGATGAGGACTTTGGTGATTACTTCACTCTCCATTCTACTAGCCAGATTAAACACAAGGGGACAATTAAAGTTGTGGTAATTCCATCAGTAGTGCTTGCACTCACTGGTTTGACTGAAAACCAGAGTGATGTTAGTGATCTAAATAACATTACAAACTCTGTTACTGATGCAAGGGGAGAATGCCAGATGGATAATACATCAGTGTCTACACAAGACACTATTCTGCTATACCCTTGTGAAAGCACCCATAGAACATTATGGCCAGATGAAATCTTCATTCCTCTTTTCTCTGGGGCAACCGAGGCAATTCTGAGGAACGCCAATGAAGAATTTCTCCGAAATGGTGCTTTGCTGAACCATACTCGGGTAAAGTCTGAAATAATGGAAAAATTAGCAGACTATATGTACAGCTACACAGCCTACCCCACAGGCCTTCAGATTGGTCAGGTAGCAGAGGCTTTAGTAAAAAAGCACCCATGTCTGACAGAACCAGCCAGTCGTAATGGATGGATAGGATGGATGTATAGTCTCAAGTACAAGATGGGAAATTACAGATCAAAGCTCAGAAGTTTTGGATTCCCTGAGGTTACCTGCAACTCACTTAAGAACAAGCACCCTGATGATCAGTCTCctgcaaaaaatataaagaaagcaAGGAAAGGAGAGGTGCTGTTTCTTCCACACTATCCAGTAGGAGACAACAAGGAACAGCAAGAGCTGGACCGATGTCAATTAATTGCCGAATCAAAGAAGAAAGACAGCACAGCCATCAAGGACTTGATGTGTAGAACATTCGCACATAGAAGACATGATGTCGTTACCCTACAGATGAGCATCAAAGACCTCAAGAACAGATGGCCTGCCTTGTTTAATGTCTCGCAA gtcagtgcagagtttcagaGAATCACCACACTGACTCTCGAGCCAAAGTTCTTTTCAATGTTGGATCGCTATTCTCCTAAATTGCTGTCCCTgttctag